A single Tissierella sp. DNA region contains:
- a CDS encoding DUF2508 family protein, translated as MLNFPIKNKEKSEMLENIRLAHKQWEEKINFFQSVTDPDLIDYAIFEMEASRLKYIYLFKQYKSELANEKIVENAIS; from the coding sequence ATGCTAAACTTTCCAATTAAAAATAAAGAAAAAAGTGAAATGCTAGAAAATATAAGACTAGCTCACAAACAATGGGAAGAAAAAATAAATTTTTTTCAATCAGTTACTGATCCTGATTTAATTGATTATGCAATATTTGAAATGGAAGCTTCTAGGCTTAAGTATATTTATCTTTTTAAGCAGTATAAGAGTGAATTAGCAAATGAAAAAATAGTTGAAAATGCAATTAGTTAA
- a CDS encoding pro-sigmaK processing inhibitor BofA family protein, producing MGLNTIFYYAIGLILLYILGIFLVWPIKKIFKLIINGILGGVTLLVFNFIGGFFGLGIAINPLNAIIVGLLGVPGVILLLVLQLII from the coding sequence ATGGGACTAAATACAATTTTTTATTATGCTATTGGCCTTATTCTACTATATATACTAGGTATTTTTCTTGTTTGGCCAATTAAGAAAATATTTAAATTGATAATCAATGGAATATTAGGTGGAGTAACACTATTGGTATTTAACTTTATAGGGGGTTTTTTCGGACTAGGTATTGCTATAAACCCATTAAATGCCATTATAGTGGGATTGCTAGGAGTGCCAGGGGTAATTTTATTATTAGTTCTTCAATTAATAATATAA
- a CDS encoding 50S ribosomal protein L25, translated as MTAIKMQIQKRTDTGKNFVDKMRVNKTIPAVIYSKGEESVHASVNETEFLRVYKLAGSSSLLGLELEGVTIPAIIKEIQRHPFKNEILHIDFHKLNMKEKVKMSVPITLANRDSIKLQPSILMQLLDQIEIECLPGNIPNGAEVNVEDMDFTTPILVKDLDIAKDENVVILRDLEDVVCTLTQPSTVKDDNNEDAPEATEAAPDVIE; from the coding sequence ATGACAGCTATAAAAATGCAAATACAAAAAAGAACGGATACGGGTAAAAATTTTGTAGACAAAATGAGAGTAAACAAAACAATACCAGCAGTTATATACAGCAAGGGAGAAGAAAGTGTACATGCTTCTGTAAATGAAACTGAATTTCTAAGGGTATATAAATTAGCAGGAAGTTCATCACTTTTAGGGCTAGAATTAGAAGGTGTAACCATACCAGCTATAATCAAGGAAATACAAAGACACCCTTTTAAAAATGAAATACTTCATATTGATTTCCACAAATTAAATATGAAGGAAAAAGTAAAGATGAGTGTTCCAATTACATTGGCTAATAGAGACTCCATCAAACTACAACCTTCAATTTTGATGCAATTATTAGATCAAATTGAAATAGAATGTTTACCTGGCAACATACCAAATGGAGCTGAAGTAAATGTTGAAGATATGGATTTTACAACTCCAATCTTAGTAAAAGATTTAGATATTGCTAAAGATGAAAATGTTGTAATCTTAAGAGATTTAGAAGATGTAGTTTGTACATTGACACAACCAAGTACAGTTAAAGATGATAATAATGAAGATGCACCAGAAGCTACAGAAGCAGCACCGGATGTAATAGAATAA
- a CDS encoding Crp/Fnr family transcriptional regulator, protein MNLNKSYSINYEYKNILLKHFKDIGTIIDFEKDTLIEFEFKKLDYLYLILDGIVKQSFLDLEGAERTILILSNGDMFGEITMLQQDTDRVITKTYSDVKVCKINKSVFHNYLQENPLVYDSILLMITTKFRILMSQLYDNAYLSTKERLFSLLKRLSIQQNSLKESGYDLDLNLTHEELANMIGSTRSTVTRTMKLLESEDKIIRDGKKISICDS, encoded by the coding sequence TTGAATTTAAACAAGAGCTATTCTATTAACTATGAATATAAGAATATTCTTTTAAAGCATTTTAAAGATATTGGAACTATCATTGATTTTGAAAAAGATACATTAATTGAATTTGAATTTAAAAAGTTGGACTATCTCTATTTAATTTTAGATGGGATAGTGAAACAATCTTTTTTAGACCTAGAAGGGGCTGAAAGGACAATATTAATATTATCTAATGGAGACATGTTTGGAGAAATAACTATGTTGCAGCAGGATACTGATCGTGTTATTACAAAAACATATTCTGATGTTAAGGTTTGTAAGATTAATAAGAGTGTTTTTCATAACTATCTGCAGGAAAATCCTTTAGTATATGATAGCATCCTGTTAATGATTACTACAAAGTTCAGGATACTCATGTCACAGCTTTATGATAATGCATACTTAAGCACTAAGGAAAGACTATTTTCTCTTTTAAAAAGATTATCTATACAACAAAACTCTTTAAAAGAATCAGGATATGACCTTGACCTTAATCTTACTCATGAAGAATTAGCCAATATGATTGGTTCTACGAGGAGCACTGTAACGAGGACTATGAAATTACTAGAATCAGAAGATAAGATAATAAGAGATGGAAAAAAGATAAGTATTTGCGACTCATAA